One Paraburkholderia caballeronis genomic window, CTAACCGGTTAGCGGCGTGCAACCATGCGAGAGACTGGCTTTCTGTCCACTCCACAGGGTAGGGATGGACATACGGCAAAAGAAGACGGAACAGGCCGCAGAACAGAACGACCTTGAACACCCTACGGACAAGTGTTGCCATACGTGATGACCTCGATTGTTCCGTATGCTTGAAGCCCTGAGTTGCGGGCCGGGATAGTCGTCGTGTGCAGGAATGCGTTGCGGATTCTCAGGAAATCAACGCGGCTCGGCAGGGTGATACAGCCTAGCGAAATCCCGCTCCCGCCTGCCGGATGTAGCCGGAAATGCCCGCGCTGGACGCCATTTACCCAAGTCGTGTCGTCAATCGCGCCATCATCCCGATACAGCGCGAACCATTCTGCGTGATGAGTCGCATGGCCCACGACCGAATTCAGCGTGTCTTTAGCCCACGCATAAGCCTGTGAGCGCGTCCCCCCTGTGGGGCGATCCACTATCCAATACCTACCGGCAGGGATCGGGCCGTTATCGGGCACCATCGTGCAGCCACCCCGATTGAGGTATTGATTATTGCCGGAGTAGGCCATAAACGTACCTACCCCAAAAATCGTCAGTGGTGAGAAAGGTTCGTTATTGACCAGAAATTTACCCTGATAAGTCATCACTCCCCCTTACCCGCGTTCGTTCCACGAGTCCGTGAATTTGATATTGCCGTCGAGATAGTGCCATGTGATGCGGTCGTACATCATGGAGACCGATTCGACATGATTGAGCGTGGACGCTTGCGACAGTTTCGTGTTGGACATG contains:
- a CDS encoding DUF2778 domain-containing protein, with amino-acid sequence MTYQGKFLVNNEPFSPLTIFGVGTFMAYSGNNQYLNRGGCTMVPDNGPIPAGRYWIVDRPTGGTRSQAYAWAKDTLNSVVGHATHHAEWFALYRDDGAIDDTTWVNGVQRGHFRLHPAGGSGISLGCITLPSRVDFLRIRNAFLHTTTIPARNSGLQAYGTIEVITYGNTCP